Proteins from one Sphingomonas sp. HF-S4 genomic window:
- a CDS encoding alpha/beta hydrolase family protein, with the protein MRFSWLAALCLLHAVPSLARPYSVGDLLRLEDYGQVVLDPARRWAVVERRDRFDGATGYRYDWFTRRLLSKLLLVDLTGKQRPVPLFAQDRAAGYWSGGFSPTGRKLSVVRLADDRVRIGIVEMASRKVRWLAIVPDLPDARPAPIWIDDDRLILVTLVDGGLPALFQTPGYAQRESIRGWARAERGRVPSATVLGSGRYVMTGATTRQRRVVEVNLATGARRTLFEGDVLDIALSGDRSRLAVLAKGPPVQPDPKRGIDPAFEPRRQRLTVVDLATRIRHRPCPDCDVLPSLLHWSPEGAALLFFARNDAADWNDGQLYRFEARSGVARMALPAELRPVTQIGGGNARFVRAGWAASCPVVFAERKTDGRRDWYLLADDGKARALTASLATAPTDLASLSASHYVVGDASGLWRGDWAGTLTRIVEGPIVSVRPALLDGHSVGTRDWMNAIPSRTFAVARAGGALRAIAEDDRGKLHMEDLALRDRILATTATGALLAYAEEENGVGSLTHIGPGRRSILDRVNRHLATVTPARHIRLQSKGADGTLLNHWLTLPSAPHEGLPRLVVVPYPGYPLGAEPPRDARPSTPSLMTHPLLLASHGYAVLQPSIPLPQGAGDPLPAIAKAMVEAVDAAQASGLVASSKPFLLGHSYGGYSVLGVASVSDRFAAVVAASGIYDLASLYGSADPRLDYGANGISLTIPMGWAEGGQGRMGLPPWVGLERYARNSAFYHVEDIHIPVLLMSADLDYVPVSQAERMFLALYREGKDAMLLRYRGESHSLTSPANVRDYWSRIFGFFDGIQDERPQ; encoded by the coding sequence ATGCGCTTTTCATGGCTGGCGGCGCTGTGCCTGTTGCACGCAGTGCCATCGCTTGCCCGCCCCTATTCGGTCGGCGACCTGCTTCGGCTCGAGGACTATGGCCAGGTCGTGCTCGACCCGGCCCGCCGCTGGGCAGTTGTCGAGCGACGCGACCGCTTCGACGGCGCGACAGGCTATCGCTACGACTGGTTCACCCGCAGGCTGCTATCGAAGCTGCTGCTCGTCGACCTCACGGGCAAGCAGCGCCCGGTGCCGCTGTTCGCGCAGGACCGCGCCGCCGGCTATTGGAGCGGCGGCTTCTCGCCGACGGGCAGGAAGCTCTCGGTCGTGCGTCTTGCCGACGATCGAGTCCGGATCGGAATCGTCGAAATGGCGAGCCGCAAGGTCCGCTGGCTCGCCATCGTTCCCGATCTCCCCGACGCACGGCCCGCCCCGATCTGGATCGATGACGACCGGCTGATCCTGGTGACGCTCGTCGATGGCGGGCTGCCGGCCTTGTTCCAGACGCCGGGCTATGCGCAGCGCGAATCGATCCGGGGCTGGGCACGGGCGGAACGCGGCCGGGTTCCGTCGGCAACGGTGCTGGGCAGCGGCCGGTATGTGATGACCGGCGCGACCACGCGCCAGCGCCGGGTGGTCGAGGTCAATCTGGCGACGGGCGCGCGCCGGACGCTGTTCGAAGGCGACGTTCTCGACATCGCACTTTCGGGGGATCGCAGCCGGCTGGCGGTTCTCGCCAAGGGACCGCCGGTCCAGCCCGATCCGAAGCGCGGAATCGACCCCGCGTTCGAGCCGCGCCGGCAGCGCCTCACCGTTGTCGATCTCGCCACGAGGATACGGCATAGGCCCTGCCCGGACTGCGACGTGCTGCCGAGCCTTTTGCACTGGTCGCCTGAAGGCGCGGCGCTGCTGTTCTTCGCGCGGAACGACGCCGCAGACTGGAACGACGGACAGCTTTATCGTTTCGAGGCGCGGTCCGGGGTCGCGAGAATGGCGCTCCCCGCCGAGCTGCGTCCCGTGACGCAAATCGGCGGCGGCAATGCACGCTTCGTGCGCGCCGGCTGGGCGGCCAGCTGCCCGGTGGTGTTCGCCGAACGCAAGACCGATGGCCGCCGCGACTGGTACCTGCTTGCCGATGACGGAAAAGCGCGCGCGCTCACCGCCTCGCTTGCCACCGCCCCCACCGACCTCGCATCGCTCAGCGCGTCGCATTATGTAGTGGGTGACGCATCCGGGCTCTGGCGCGGCGATTGGGCCGGAACGCTCACTCGGATCGTGGAAGGTCCGATCGTGTCGGTCCGGCCGGCCTTGCTCGACGGACATAGTGTCGGGACACGCGACTGGATGAACGCCATTCCCTCGCGAACCTTTGCGGTGGCACGCGCCGGTGGCGCGCTGCGCGCGATCGCCGAAGACGACCGGGGGAAGCTGCACATGGAGGATCTGGCGCTGCGCGATCGCATTCTGGCGACCACGGCAACCGGCGCATTGCTCGCGTATGCCGAAGAGGAGAACGGCGTCGGGTCGCTGACCCATATTGGCCCGGGTCGCCGCAGCATCCTCGATCGGGTCAACCGGCACCTCGCCACGGTCACACCGGCGCGACACATTCGTCTCCAAAGCAAAGGAGCGGACGGCACGCTGCTCAACCACTGGCTTACCCTGCCGAGCGCACCGCACGAGGGGCTGCCCCGGCTCGTCGTCGTCCCCTACCCCGGCTATCCCCTGGGCGCCGAGCCGCCGAGGGACGCACGCCCCTCGACGCCCTCGCTGATGACGCACCCCTTGTTGCTCGCGAGCCATGGCTACGCCGTACTCCAGCCGAGCATCCCGCTCCCGCAAGGCGCGGGCGATCCGTTGCCCGCGATCGCGAAGGCAATGGTAGAGGCAGTCGACGCGGCCCAGGCCAGCGGTCTCGTCGCATCGTCGAAACCGTTCCTGCTCGGGCATAGCTATGGCGGCTACAGCGTCCTGGGCGTCGCGAGCGTGAGCGACCGGTTCGCCGCAGTGGTCGCCGCCTCGGGCATCTACGACCTCGCCAGCCTCTACGGGTCGGCCGATCCGAGGCTCGACTACGGCGCCAACGGCATCTCGCTGACGATCCCGATGGGCTGGGCCGAGGGCGGCCAAGGCCGAATGGGCCTGCCGCCCTGGGTCGGCCTCGAGCGCTATGCGCGCAACAGCGCCTTCTATCATGTCGAGGACATCCATATCCCCGTGCTCCTGATGTCCGCGGATCTCGACTATGTTCCGGTCTCGCAGGCCGAGCGCATGTTCCTGGCGCTATATCGCGAGGGCAAGGACGCGATGCTGCTGCGCTATCGCGGCGAGTCGCATAGCCTCACCAGCCCGGCCAATGTGCGGGACTATTGGTCGCGAATCTTCGGCTTTTTCGACGGCATTCAGGACGAGAGGCCCCAATAG